In Triticum aestivum cultivar Chinese Spring chromosome 5B, IWGSC CS RefSeq v2.1, whole genome shotgun sequence, the following proteins share a genomic window:
- the LOC123110529 gene encoding tRNA(His) guanylyltransferase 2 isoform X1, producing the protein MANSKYEYVKREFEFHRHLPASNWIVVRIDGCHFHRFSELHAFEKPNDERALRLMNACATSMLEEFPDIVFAYGVSDEYSFVFREKTEFYKRRESKIISVCVSHFTSVYDMKWKDFFPNNDLKEPPYFDGRVVCYPNINTIRDYLTWRQVDCHINNQYNTCFWALVKSGKTEKEAHQALKGTFSKDKNKLLLQQFQVNYNDEPAMFRKGSSVYRDKVKTDDCGNPIKRTREAITVSNFDLIGPEFWENHQYILGEASDYLCLGGKEKYGYEYVKKFDNIHRLPYSNWTIVRISACQFDQFSLVHSFDKPNDETALRLMNACASLMMEQFPDIIFGYGFDNEYSFVFQEKTELYQRDERLIISSCSSCFTSFYMMKWKEYFPSKELVQPPHFQVEVSCYPEPRIVCDYLSRRQSECHNRNQYTTCFWMLVKSGEGENKAKEILKDTLPKDKNELLFQRFQMNYNNEPAMFRKGSCAYHQKVEASEDERWDVAVAHVDTGPHFWAKHSYVFDRR; encoded by the exons ATGGCCAATAGCAAGTATGAGTATGTGAAGAGGGAGTTCGAATTCCACCGCCACCTCCCGGCCTCCAACTGGATCGTCGTCCGCATCGATGGCTGCCATTTCCACCG attCTCGGAGTTGCATGCCTTTGAGAAACCAAATGATGAGAGAGCCTTACGATTGATGAACGCATGTGCCACTTCTATGCTCGAGGAATTCCCTGACATAGTGTTTGCTTATGGTGTTAGTGATGAGTACAG TTTTGTTTTCAGAGAGAAAACTGAATTCTATAAAAGGCGGGAAAG CAAAATTATCTCTGTATGTGTTTCTCACTTCACATCTGTGTACGATATGAAGTGGAAAGATTTCTTTCCTAATAATGATTTGAAGGAGCCTCCATATTTTGATGGGCGAGTTGTATGCTATCCAAATATAAATACTATTCGTGATTATTTGACATGGAGACAAGTGGACT GTCATATAAATAATCAGTACAATACATGCTTCTGGGCGTTGGTGAAGTCCGGAAAAACTGAAAAAGAGGCACATCAAGCATTGAAG GGAACATTTTCTAAGGACAAGAACAAGTTGCTTTTGCAACAGTTTCAAGTCAACTATAATGATGAACCGGCTATGTTTCGGAAAGGATCCAGTGTTTATCGAGATAAG GTCAAAACAGATGACTGTGGGAATCCCATAAAAAGAACCCGTGAGGCAATTACAGTGTCAAATTTTGATCTCATAGGTCCTGAGTTTTGGGAAAACCATCAATACATTCTTGGAGAAG CATCAGACTACCTGTGTCTTGGGGGGAAAGAAAAATATGGATATGAGTATGTGAAGAAGTTTGACAACATCCATAGGCTTCCATATTCTAATTGGACCATTGTTCGTATTAGCGCCTGCCAATTTGATCA ATTCTCACTGGTCCATTCATTTGACAAGCCAAATGATGAGACTGCTTTAAGATTGATGAACGCCTGTGCTTCATTGATGATGGAGCAATTTcctgatattatctttggctatgGTTTTGACAATGAGTACAG CTTTGTGTTCCAGGAGAAGACTGAATTGTATCAGAGAGATGAGAG ATTAATCATTTCTTCATGTTCATCATGTTTCACTTCCTTTTACATGATGAAGTGGAAAGAATATTTCCCCAGTAAAGAGCTAGTGCAGCCACCACACTTCCAAGTAGAAGTTTCCTGTTACCCAGAACCAAGGATCGTTTGTGATTATTTGTCCCGGAGGCAATCAGAAT GTCACAACAGAAATCAATACACTACATGCTTTTGGATGTTGGTGAAATCTGGAGAAGGCGAAAACAAAGCTAAGGAGATACTGAAG GACACATTACCAAAGGACAAGAATGAGTTACTTTTTCAgcgatttcaaatgaactacaacaaTGAACCGGCTATGTTTCGAAAGGGTTCGTGTGCTTACCATCAAAAG GTGGAAGCCAGTGAAGATGAGCGGTGGGATGTGGCGGTGGCCCACGTAGACACGGGGCCACACTTTTGGGCAAAGCATTCTTATGTTTTCGACAGAAGATGA
- the LOC123110529 gene encoding tRNA(His) guanylyltransferase 2 isoform X2, translating to MANSKYEYVKREFEFHRHLPASNWIVVRIDGCHFHRFSELHAFEKPNDERALRLMNACATSMLEEFPDIVFAYGVSDEYSFVFREKTEFYKRRESKIISVCVSHFTSVYDMKWKDFFPNNDLKEPPYFDGRVVCYPNINTIRDYLTWRQVDCHINNQYNTCFWALVKSGKTEKEAHQALKGTFSKDKNKLLLQQFQVNYNDEPAMFRKGSSVYRDKVKTDDCGNPIKRTREAITVSNFDLIGPEFWENHQYILGEASDYLCLGGKEKYGYEYVKKFDNIHRLPYSNWTIVRISACQFDQFSLVHSFDKPNDETALRLMNACASLMMEQFPDIIFGYGFDNEYSFVFQEKTELYQRDERLIISSCSSCFTSFYMMKWKEYFPSKELVQPPHFQVEVSCYPEPRIVCDYLSRRQSECHNRNQYTTCFWMLVKSGEGENKAKEILKDTLPKDKNELLFQRFQMNYNNEPAMFRKGSCAYHQKVVFLDKNSMGAGGSQ from the exons ATGGCCAATAGCAAGTATGAGTATGTGAAGAGGGAGTTCGAATTCCACCGCCACCTCCCGGCCTCCAACTGGATCGTCGTCCGCATCGATGGCTGCCATTTCCACCG attCTCGGAGTTGCATGCCTTTGAGAAACCAAATGATGAGAGAGCCTTACGATTGATGAACGCATGTGCCACTTCTATGCTCGAGGAATTCCCTGACATAGTGTTTGCTTATGGTGTTAGTGATGAGTACAG TTTTGTTTTCAGAGAGAAAACTGAATTCTATAAAAGGCGGGAAAG CAAAATTATCTCTGTATGTGTTTCTCACTTCACATCTGTGTACGATATGAAGTGGAAAGATTTCTTTCCTAATAATGATTTGAAGGAGCCTCCATATTTTGATGGGCGAGTTGTATGCTATCCAAATATAAATACTATTCGTGATTATTTGACATGGAGACAAGTGGACT GTCATATAAATAATCAGTACAATACATGCTTCTGGGCGTTGGTGAAGTCCGGAAAAACTGAAAAAGAGGCACATCAAGCATTGAAG GGAACATTTTCTAAGGACAAGAACAAGTTGCTTTTGCAACAGTTTCAAGTCAACTATAATGATGAACCGGCTATGTTTCGGAAAGGATCCAGTGTTTATCGAGATAAG GTCAAAACAGATGACTGTGGGAATCCCATAAAAAGAACCCGTGAGGCAATTACAGTGTCAAATTTTGATCTCATAGGTCCTGAGTTTTGGGAAAACCATCAATACATTCTTGGAGAAG CATCAGACTACCTGTGTCTTGGGGGGAAAGAAAAATATGGATATGAGTATGTGAAGAAGTTTGACAACATCCATAGGCTTCCATATTCTAATTGGACCATTGTTCGTATTAGCGCCTGCCAATTTGATCA ATTCTCACTGGTCCATTCATTTGACAAGCCAAATGATGAGACTGCTTTAAGATTGATGAACGCCTGTGCTTCATTGATGATGGAGCAATTTcctgatattatctttggctatgGTTTTGACAATGAGTACAG CTTTGTGTTCCAGGAGAAGACTGAATTGTATCAGAGAGATGAGAG ATTAATCATTTCTTCATGTTCATCATGTTTCACTTCCTTTTACATGATGAAGTGGAAAGAATATTTCCCCAGTAAAGAGCTAGTGCAGCCACCACACTTCCAAGTAGAAGTTTCCTGTTACCCAGAACCAAGGATCGTTTGTGATTATTTGTCCCGGAGGCAATCAGAAT GTCACAACAGAAATCAATACACTACATGCTTTTGGATGTTGGTGAAATCTGGAGAAGGCGAAAACAAAGCTAAGGAGATACTGAAG GACACATTACCAAAGGACAAGAATGAGTTACTTTTTCAgcgatttcaaatgaactacaacaaTGAACCGGCTATGTTTCGAAAGGGTTCGTGTGCTTACCATCAAAAG GTGGTCTTTTTGGACAAAAATTCAATGGGTGCAGGTGGAAGCCAGTGA
- the LOC123110530 gene encoding dehydration-responsive element-binding protein 1B-like — translation MVAHAHDAAVLALSGHTACLNFADPTWRMLPVLAAGSFSFDSAREIKATVVALQKQQAPVAVAVLALQQKQVLVAVAVVALQRL, via the coding sequence ATGGTGGCGCACGCGCACGACGCCGCCGTGCTCGCTCTCTCCGGCCACACCGCCTGCCTCAACTTCGCCGACCCCACCTGGCGGATGCTGCCCGTGCTCGCGGCCGGCTCCTTCAGCTTCGACAGCGCGCGGGAGATCAAGGCCACCGTCGTGGCGCTCCAGAAGCAGCAGGCTCCGGTCGCCGTGGCTGTCCTTGCGCTCCAGCAGAAGCAGGTtctggtcgccgtcgccgtcgtggcGCTCCAGCGGCTGTAG
- the LOC123110531 gene encoding peroxisomal membrane protein PMP22, with protein MSEVAATAGQAYMRQLSKHPLRTKAITSGVLAGCSDAVAQKISGVKKLQLRRLLLIMLYGFAYAGPFGHFFHKLMDKIFKGQKKGKETTAKKVIVEQLTVSPWNNMMFMMYYGLVVEGRPFGQVKSKVKKDFANIQLTAWKFWPIVSWINYEYMPLQLRVLFASSVASCWAVFLNLKAARSIAGTSKNA; from the exons ATGTCTGAGGTGGCAGCGACGGCGGGGCAGGCGTACATGAGACAGCTCTCCAAGCACCCGCTCCGCACCAAGGCCATCACCTCCGGGGTGCTGGCCGGCTGCAGCGACGCCGTCGCCCAGAAGATCTCCGGCGTCAAGAAGCTCCAGCTCAGGAGGCTCCTCCTCATAATG CTCTATGGATTTGCATACGCAGGACCATTCGGTCATTTTTTCCACAAGCTTATGGACAAGATTTTCAAGGGACAGAAGAAAGGAAAAGAAACTACAGCCAAGAAG GTCATAGTGGAGCAGCTAACTGTATCACCATGGAACAATATGATGTTCATGATGTACTACGGTCTGGTAGTTGAAG gGAGGCCATTCGGGCAAGTAAAGAGCAAGGTCAAGAAGGACTTTGCAAACATCCAATTGACAGCTTGGAAG TTCTGGCCAATAGTTAGCTGGATCAATTATGAGTACATGCCACTCCAGCTCCGAGTTCTTTTCGCCAGCTCCGTTGCATCATGCTG GGCAGTGTTTCTGAACCTGAAAGCAGCAAGATCCATTGCCGGCACTAGTAAGAATGCATAA